From candidate division KSB1 bacterium, one genomic window encodes:
- a CDS encoding AraC family transcriptional regulator, with protein MLSITQICYDVGFESRSSFSLLFRKHFKIPPSKLRS; from the coding sequence ATTCTAAGTATTACCCAGATTTGCTACGATGTCGGTTTTGAAAGTCGAAGTTCCTTTAGCTTGCTGTTCCGTAAGCACTTCAAAATCCCGCCTTCTAAGTTACGCTCGTAA
- a CDS encoding alpha/beta fold hydrolase yields MQSYYCLVGTGPDTVVVPAAAFLVQKFKRLSPGLTLIFYDPRNRGRSEAVSDTTHLGIQYSLSDLEDVRQHFRIKKMSLIGWSYLGAMVALYAAERPEQVDRVVQIGPIPPRKNPYWQQFLTLRAARME; encoded by the coding sequence GTGCAGTCGTACTATTGCCTGGTGGGTACCGGGCCGGATACGGTTGTTGTACCTGCAGCCGCTTTCCTGGTACAGAAATTCAAGAGACTCTCACCCGGACTGACACTCATTTTTTATGACCCTCGTAACCGGGGTCGTTCTGAAGCAGTTTCAGACACAACACACTTAGGAATTCAATATAGTTTGTCGGATCTTGAAGACGTCCGTCAACATTTTCGCATCAAGAAAATGTCTTTGATAGGCTGGTCTTACCTCGGCGCCATGGTAGCGCTCTATGCCGCAGAGCGTCCGGAGCAAGTCGACCGGGTGGTGCAGATTGGTCCCATTCCACCCAGAAAGAATCCATATTGGCAACAGTTTCTCACACTACGCGCAGCGCGCATGGAATAG
- a CDS encoding type II toxin-antitoxin system RelE/ParE family toxin: MSKYLLYPGAKRELEDIWYYTKQRWGEQQADKYIHEIDAHIQKAAARQIPWRRLPKQALLSEIDVYQIHYKRHYIFFRKLKNGGLGVMSVLHDAMDIPGRLREILAKMDS; the protein is encoded by the coding sequence ATGAGCAAGTATCTGCTGTACCCAGGAGCCAAACGCGAGCTTGAGGACATCTGGTATTACACAAAGCAAAGGTGGGGAGAACAGCAGGCCGACAAATACATTCATGAAATAGATGCTCACATTCAAAAAGCTGCGGCAAGACAGATTCCGTGGCGGCGATTGCCTAAACAGGCGCTTCTTTCCGAAATCGACGTTTATCAGATTCATTACAAACGACACTACATTTTCTTTAGAAAGCTGAAGAATGGCGGGCTTGGGGTAATGTCCGTCCTGCATGACGCAATGGATATTCCAGGCCGGTTGCGAGAAATATTGGCGAAGATGGATTCATAG
- a CDS encoding transcriptional regulator, whose translation MASTNVNVRLSGKLMEHLEKQISDDGLFENASEYVRDLIRHDLQEQEKAWDWLRNHLEPAILADDSEYIKATPAEIIRDAKARYHEEKS comes from the coding sequence ATGGCTTCTACGAATGTGAATGTACGGTTGAGCGGCAAATTAATGGAGCACCTCGAGAAACAGATTTCCGATGATGGGCTTTTTGAAAACGCAAGTGAGTATGTGCGTGACCTCATTCGCCACGATTTGCAAGAACAGGAAAAAGCCTGGGACTGGCTTCGCAACCACCTTGAGCCAGCGATCTTAGCTGATGATAGCGAATATATAAAAGCTACCCCGGCGGAGATCATCCGCGATGCAAAAGCTCGCTACCATGAAGAAAAATCATGA
- a CDS encoding DUF4143 domain-containing protein yields MQRHNEYKKRDYRFSYLQTHDGAEVDFVVERPGKPIALVEIKSATQIQPSMVKHLESFCREFSACEPYLLSLDSTPQKIGPVRALYWKQGLRALGL; encoded by the coding sequence ATGCAGCGGCACAATGAATACAAGAAGCGTGACTACCGCTTCTCATATCTTCAGACCCACGACGGGGCGGAAGTCGATTTCGTCGTCGAACGCCCGGGTAAGCCTATAGCGCTTGTTGAAATCAAGTCGGCTACCCAGATCCAGCCATCCATGGTAAAACACCTCGAGAGCTTTTGCCGTGAGTTTTCGGCTTGCGAACCCTATCTCCTTTCCCTCGACTCAACGCCACAGAAGATTGGCCCTGTGCGCGCCCTTTATTGGAAACAAGGTTTGAGAGCGCTCGGACTTTAG